One genomic region from Terriglobales bacterium encodes:
- the rpsU gene encoding 30S ribosomal protein S21 yields MAEVRLQEGESLENALRRFKRKVQTEDIIKEVKRHSYYLKPGEKRRAKQALARKRARKKFRKEEAS; encoded by the coding sequence TTGGCAGAAGTTCGACTGCAAGAGGGCGAATCGTTGGAGAACGCTCTGCGTCGGTTCAAGCGCAAGGTCCAGACGGAAGACATTATTAAGGAAGTGAAGCGTCACTCCTACTATCTGAAACCGGGCGAGAAGCGCCGCGCGAAGCAAGCCTTGGCACGCAAGAGGGCGCGAAAGAAGTTTCGCAAAGAAGAAGCTTCATAG
- a CDS encoding RNA-binding protein, translating into MKNIYVGNLDFQSTEEELRTAFAVYGQVDNVSIVTDRDTGQRRGFAFVEMANDGEGDKAIAGMQGVTLGTRALSVNEARPKRARGSFGGGRGAPRG; encoded by the coding sequence ATGAAGAACATCTACGTTGGAAATCTGGACTTTCAGAGTACCGAAGAGGAATTGCGAACCGCATTTGCCGTTTACGGGCAAGTCGATAACGTTTCAATCGTGACCGATCGGGATACTGGTCAACGCCGTGGCTTCGCATTCGTTGAGATGGCCAATGATGGAGAGGGCGACAAGGCAATTGCTGGGATGCAGGGAGTAACGTTGGGCACGCGTGCCCTGAGCGTGAATGAAGCGCGTCCCAAGCGCGCGCGTGGTTCGTTTGGCGGAGGCCGCGGCGCACCGCGTGGCTGA
- a CDS encoding response regulator → MRKSVVLCVDDELDGLIGREALLKQKGYDVLISTSPREGLKLFASCHVDAVVLDYNIPEMRGDVLASRMKQLKPDTPIMLLSAEDALPEEALGQVDMFISKREPPREFISAVQALLAGREQFYSKWLREWRGKLAA, encoded by the coding sequence ATGCGAAAATCGGTCGTTCTATGCGTAGATGACGAACTGGACGGCTTGATCGGGCGTGAGGCTCTGCTGAAGCAAAAAGGGTACGACGTGTTGATTAGCACCAGCCCACGTGAAGGGCTGAAACTGTTCGCGTCGTGCCACGTCGATGCCGTGGTTCTCGATTACAACATACCCGAGATGCGCGGGGACGTGTTGGCATCGCGAATGAAACAACTCAAGCCTGACACTCCGATCATGCTGCTGAGTGCAGAGGATGCGCTGCCTGAAGAAGCGTTAGGTCAGGTGGACATGTTCATCTCCAAAAGAGAACCGCCGCGGGAATTCATATCGGCGGTTCAAGCTTTGCTTGCCGGCCGTGAACAGTTCTACTCAAAGTGGCTGCGGGAGTGGAGAGGCAAATTGGCTGCGTAG